One window of Nocardioides dongkuii genomic DNA carries:
- a CDS encoding glycosyl hydrolase → MTAEAFANPPMGVRPMYRYWMPLAYTDDEVLRAELRDMAASGAGGVEIAPFVVPGAGNQTNSFLEQYGWGTPEWAHKMEVITAEAAELGLVVDQNLGPQYPPTVPTLNSFNQREAEQQLIFGREFNPAGSSRTGALPAPTVAPPNVTTQLCGAAAPGDEMLKVQSLGGYAPGDSVTVGTGADAERVVVSGLGDRTAECGDLSTSPIKNAHAVSEPVVTVARATRLRTLVAQCATACTASDAAPVQLVPSSVLDVTAQVSAGKLDYTFPSGNGNPWVVIDFTQTASGLVAQRNGYTATQPNYVPDHWNRGGVQIQTNFWDEHILTPTVRANLRKIGGGAIFEDSLELGETQKWTWGFLQQFEKRRGYDPTTLLPALAGAGIQGSGTPAFKLAGVDAQIREDYRQTLSDLYIERYVAPMQEWAEGHGLNYRAQSYGVPISTGAAGGAAGIPEGESLNFAGPTNTVGPEQSHRAVAAGAHLTGKNIVSVECCAVFQGGYRSSLAGPSVGGQFGQGGDGTQVGGKYSQGLLDSIYKSYAGGVNQLVWHGYAYRDAPVGVGSSGRDGSWPGYHPWDIFGVISVNDEFGPRQASWPDYKPVNESLARDQLVLRQGRATLDLGVYYEDLGLAGASAGTQQPVQHMLGNDSATSRAGYTYEYVAPDYLTDPDLQVEADGGLFADTSDHEALVLNNQTTMSVANAKRLRDLAEDGLRIFIVGSAPSTTTGAAPGGAGLAGVVADLMAQPTVVHVPNEADMPTALAAAGIRPTVIPEEPTAALGLVRRDGDGVSYDFVYNRSSETLAQELTLTGTGRPYLMDTWTGKITAIAEYTTGNGTVRVPVEVAPHDKVVIALVAAADEPVPAPGVHALSSTGDVLAMGDALTLRAGADGQYVTKLSNGDTRTTEVSGLPSGQRIDTWTLQAQTWTPGDKQWTTVKTDQPEVAVTAGEDGALPSWRDITGPVDLSQSSGIGAYTATIELADTWQPITDGAYLALGAVLDSASVTVNGAPVTVNQADRNRIDLGKNLRPGTNTIVVRVATTMFNAVRKSGDSNYQLPAWQEAGLQGPVVLSPYRDTAIPVTATPSTPPTKKATSTKLKVKPTRLTAGKRAVAMVTVSAKAEGKVRIRVDGKVVRTMETSQGKARIRLPKLHVGKHRVRAEFLGTTSLKPSKSPRVKVTVVRKGR, encoded by the coding sequence TTGACGGCGGAGGCGTTCGCGAATCCGCCGATGGGCGTCCGGCCGATGTACCGGTACTGGATGCCGCTGGCTTACACCGACGACGAGGTGCTCCGCGCCGAGCTGCGTGACATGGCCGCCTCCGGCGCCGGTGGCGTAGAGATCGCGCCCTTCGTCGTCCCGGGAGCGGGCAACCAGACCAACTCGTTCCTCGAGCAGTACGGCTGGGGCACCCCGGAGTGGGCACACAAGATGGAGGTCATCACAGCAGAAGCAGCCGAGCTGGGCCTCGTCGTGGACCAGAACCTTGGTCCTCAGTACCCGCCGACCGTTCCCACCCTCAACAGCTTCAATCAGCGCGAGGCCGAGCAACAGCTCATCTTCGGCCGCGAGTTCAATCCCGCGGGGTCCAGCCGTACCGGCGCCCTCCCTGCCCCGACGGTGGCCCCGCCGAACGTGACCACCCAACTGTGCGGCGCGGCAGCGCCTGGTGACGAGATGCTGAAGGTGCAGAGCCTGGGCGGCTACGCGCCTGGCGACAGCGTCACCGTCGGAACCGGTGCGGATGCCGAACGGGTCGTGGTGAGCGGTCTGGGCGACCGCACCGCCGAGTGCGGTGACCTGTCGACCTCGCCCATCAAGAACGCGCACGCTGTCTCGGAGCCCGTCGTGACCGTGGCCCGGGCAACGCGGTTGAGGACCCTCGTCGCTCAATGCGCCACTGCGTGCACCGCGTCCGACGCTGCCCCGGTCCAGCTGGTTCCCTCCTCGGTCCTCGATGTGACCGCTCAGGTCAGTGCGGGCAAGCTCGACTACACGTTCCCGAGCGGTAACGGAAACCCGTGGGTGGTCATCGACTTCACCCAGACCGCGTCCGGTCTCGTGGCCCAGCGCAACGGCTACACAGCCACGCAGCCCAACTACGTGCCCGACCACTGGAATCGCGGTGGAGTACAGATCCAGACCAACTTCTGGGACGAGCACATCCTGACCCCGACGGTCCGCGCCAACCTGCGAAAGATCGGCGGCGGCGCCATCTTCGAGGACTCTCTCGAGCTTGGTGAAACTCAGAAGTGGACCTGGGGCTTCCTCCAGCAGTTCGAGAAGCGGCGCGGCTACGACCCGACGACCCTGCTCCCGGCGCTCGCCGGCGCCGGGATCCAGGGCAGCGGCACTCCGGCCTTCAAGCTCGCGGGCGTGGATGCACAGATCCGTGAGGACTACCGCCAGACTCTCAGCGACCTCTACATCGAGCGCTACGTCGCTCCGATGCAGGAGTGGGCCGAGGGCCACGGATTGAACTACCGGGCCCAGTCCTACGGCGTGCCGATCTCCACCGGCGCCGCCGGTGGGGCAGCTGGAATCCCCGAGGGCGAGTCGCTGAACTTCGCGGGCCCGACGAACACCGTCGGTCCCGAGCAGAGCCACCGTGCAGTCGCCGCCGGCGCGCACCTGACCGGTAAGAACATCGTCTCCGTCGAGTGCTGCGCCGTCTTCCAGGGCGGCTACCGCTCTAGCCTGGCCGGACCCAGCGTCGGCGGCCAGTTCGGTCAAGGCGGCGACGGCACACAGGTCGGTGGCAAGTACTCCCAGGGTCTCCTGGACAGCATCTACAAGTCGTATGCCGGCGGCGTGAACCAACTCGTATGGCACGGCTACGCCTACCGCGACGCCCCGGTCGGTGTCGGCTCCAGCGGTCGTGATGGCTCTTGGCCCGGCTACCACCCGTGGGACATCTTCGGCGTCATCAGCGTCAACGACGAGTTCGGGCCGCGTCAGGCCAGTTGGCCTGACTACAAGCCGGTCAACGAGTCCCTCGCGCGCGACCAACTGGTCCTCCGTCAGGGCCGCGCAACCCTCGACCTCGGCGTCTACTACGAGGACCTCGGTCTCGCTGGCGCCAGCGCCGGCACCCAGCAACCGGTTCAGCACATGCTCGGCAACGACTCCGCGACGTCGAGGGCCGGCTACACCTACGAGTACGTCGCCCCGGACTACCTCACCGACCCCGACCTTCAGGTCGAGGCCGATGGCGGTCTCTTCGCCGACACCTCCGACCATGAGGCGCTGGTGCTGAACAACCAGACCACCATGTCGGTCGCCAATGCCAAGCGCCTTCGCGACCTGGCTGAGGACGGCCTACGAATCTTCATCGTCGGATCGGCGCCGAGCACCACCACGGGCGCCGCCCCGGGCGGCGCCGGACTGGCAGGAGTCGTCGCGGACCTCATGGCTCAGCCGACCGTCGTCCACGTCCCCAACGAGGCCGACATGCCCACTGCGCTCGCAGCGGCGGGGATCCGACCCACGGTCATCCCTGAGGAGCCCACCGCGGCCCTCGGTCTGGTCCGTCGCGACGGCGACGGCGTCAGCTACGACTTCGTGTACAACCGTTCGAGTGAGACCCTGGCGCAGGAGCTGACCTTGACCGGCACTGGCCGTCCGTACTTGATGGACACCTGGACAGGGAAGATCACGGCGATCGCGGAGTACACCACTGGCAACGGCACCGTCAGGGTTCCCGTCGAGGTGGCGCCGCACGACAAGGTCGTCATTGCCCTGGTCGCGGCGGCCGACGAGCCGGTCCCGGCACCGGGAGTGCACGCCCTGAGCAGCACCGGCGACGTCCTTGCCATGGGTGACGCGCTCACTCTGCGGGCCGGAGCCGACGGCCAGTACGTCACGAAGCTCAGCAACGGCGACACCCGCACCACTGAGGTGAGCGGCCTGCCCAGCGGCCAACGGATCGACACCTGGACGCTCCAGGCCCAGACGTGGACGCCCGGCGACAAGCAGTGGACGACGGTTAAGACCGATCAGCCGGAGGTCGCCGTCACCGCAGGCGAGGACGGCGCCTTGCCGTCCTGGCGCGACATCACCGGGCCGGTCGACCTGAGTCAGTCCTCTGGCATCGGCGCCTACACCGCGACGATCGAGCTCGCGGACACCTGGCAGCCGATTACCGACGGCGCCTACCTCGCCCTGGGGGCAGTGCTGGACTCTGCATCGGTGACCGTCAACGGGGCCCCGGTAACCGTGAACCAGGCCGACCGAAACCGCATCGACCTTGGGAAGAACCTGCGGCCCGGCACGAACACCATCGTCGTCCGTGTGGCGACCACCATGTTCAACGCCGTCCGCAAGTCCGGGGACAGCAACTACCAGCTACCGGCGTGGCAGGAGGCGGGTCTCCAGGGTCCCGTCGTGCTCTCGCCCTACCGGGACACCGCGATCCCGGTGACGGCCACTCCGTCGACGCCGCCCACCAAGAAGGCCACCAGCACCAAGCTCAAGGTCAAGCCGACGAGGCTCACCGCCGGGAAGCGCGCTGTCGCCATGGTGACCGTCTCGGCGAAGGCCGAAGGCAAGGTCCGCATCCGGGTCGACGGAAAGGTCGTTCGCACGATGGAGACCTCGCAGGGCAAGGCCAGGATCAGGCTGCCGAAGCTGCACGTCGGCAAGCACCGCGTCCGCGCCGAGTTCCTGGGCACAACCAGTCTGAAGCCGTCCAAGTCCCCCCGCGTGAAGGTCACGGTGGTCCGCAAGGGGCGCTGA
- a CDS encoding TrkH family potassium uptake protein — MGKQAQPGQAIADGRRRSALRLHPAQVVVAGFAAAVAIGTALLMLPVSSEGPGGTSLLTALFTSTSAVCVTGLVVVDTPTHWSTFGECVVLALIQVGGLGIMTFASLLGILVWRRLGLRSRLTAATETKAVGLGEVRSVVRGVVVTSLLFEAVTAAVLTLRFALAYDEQWPRAAYLGVFHSVSAFNNAGFALWSDNLTPFVTDPFICVPIALAVIAGGLGFPVWLELRRHLRQPRRWSMHTRMTLTATLVLLVAGSVFVTLNEWSNPATLGALDPPGRVLAGFFQGVMPRTAGFNSLDYGEMRDGTLLGTEILMFIGGGSAGTAGGIKVTTFVLLLYVIWAEVRGEQDVEAMERRIGDRTVRQALTIALLSVAAVVLATFVLLELTTHPTRDVLFEAVSAFATVGLSTGITADLPGSAQLVLTALMFLGRLGPVTLVSALALRERPSLHRLPEGRPILG, encoded by the coding sequence GTGGGGAAGCAGGCGCAGCCGGGCCAGGCCATCGCCGACGGCCGACGCCGATCGGCCCTGCGGCTGCACCCGGCGCAGGTGGTGGTCGCCGGCTTCGCGGCGGCCGTCGCCATCGGCACGGCACTGCTGATGCTGCCGGTGTCCAGCGAGGGCCCCGGTGGCACCTCGCTCCTGACGGCGCTGTTCACGTCCACCTCGGCGGTGTGCGTGACCGGGCTCGTCGTGGTCGACACCCCCACGCACTGGTCGACGTTCGGCGAGTGCGTGGTCCTGGCCCTCATCCAGGTCGGCGGGCTGGGCATCATGACCTTCGCCTCGCTGCTGGGGATCCTGGTCTGGCGGCGGCTCGGGCTGCGCTCGCGGCTGACCGCGGCGACCGAGACGAAGGCCGTCGGGCTCGGCGAGGTCCGGTCGGTGGTCCGAGGCGTGGTGGTGACCAGCCTGCTGTTCGAGGCGGTGACGGCGGCGGTGCTGACGCTCCGCTTCGCGCTGGCCTACGACGAGCAGTGGCCGCGGGCGGCGTACCTCGGGGTGTTCCACTCGGTCTCGGCCTTCAACAACGCCGGGTTCGCGCTGTGGTCCGACAACCTGACCCCGTTCGTGACCGACCCCTTCATCTGCGTGCCCATCGCGCTCGCCGTCATCGCGGGCGGGCTGGGGTTCCCCGTCTGGCTCGAGCTGCGCCGGCACCTGCGCCAGCCGCGTCGGTGGAGCATGCACACCCGGATGACGCTCACCGCGACCCTGGTCCTCCTGGTGGCCGGGTCGGTGTTCGTGACGCTCAACGAGTGGAGCAACCCCGCCACCCTCGGGGCGCTCGATCCGCCGGGGCGCGTCCTGGCCGGGTTCTTCCAGGGCGTGATGCCCCGCACGGCCGGCTTCAACAGCCTCGACTACGGGGAGATGCGCGACGGGACCCTGCTGGGGACGGAGATCCTGATGTTCATCGGCGGCGGCTCCGCCGGGACCGCGGGCGGCATCAAGGTCACCACGTTCGTGCTGCTGCTCTACGTCATCTGGGCCGAGGTCCGCGGTGAGCAGGACGTCGAGGCCATGGAGCGGCGGATCGGCGACCGCACCGTCCGCCAAGCGCTGACGATCGCCCTGCTCAGCGTCGCCGCGGTCGTGCTCGCCACCTTCGTCCTGCTCGAGCTGACCACCCACCCCACCCGGGACGTCCTCTTCGAGGCGGTGTCCGCCTTCGCGACCGTCGGCCTCTCCACCGGCATCACCGCGGACCTGCCGGGCTCGGCCCAGCTCGTCCTGACGGCCCTGATGTTCCTCGGCCGGCTCGGGCCGGTCACGTTGGTCTCGGCGCTCGCGCTCCGCGAGCGTCCCTCCCTGCACCGCCTCCCGGAAGGACGGCCGATCCTTGGCTAG
- a CDS encoding potassium channel family protein: MARKLNNGVAVLGLGRFGRSLALELVSDDIEVLGVDSDARTVQSLAGRLTHVVQADTTDEEAMRQLGIGELDIVVVGVGNDLESSILTASVALNLGARNVWAKAISSAHARILTQIGVPHVVRPEHDMGRRVAHLVRGGMVDYIEFDDGYAFAKTTPPPGLLNRSLAGYGVRQQFGVTIVGLKRDGGEFSYATPQTVLRTGDHIIVSGPRRQVEAFSRLT, from the coding sequence TTGGCTAGGAAGCTCAACAACGGGGTCGCCGTGCTCGGCCTCGGCCGGTTCGGCCGCTCCTTGGCGCTCGAGCTGGTCAGCGACGACATCGAGGTGCTCGGCGTCGACAGCGACGCCCGGACCGTCCAGTCCCTGGCCGGCCGGCTGACCCACGTCGTCCAGGCCGACACCACCGACGAGGAGGCGATGCGCCAGCTCGGCATCGGCGAGCTCGACATCGTCGTCGTCGGGGTGGGCAACGACCTGGAGTCCAGCATCCTCACCGCGTCGGTCGCCCTCAACCTCGGCGCGCGCAACGTGTGGGCCAAGGCGATCAGCTCGGCGCACGCCCGGATCCTCACCCAGATCGGCGTCCCCCACGTCGTCCGTCCCGAGCACGACATGGGCCGGCGGGTCGCCCACCTCGTCCGCGGCGGGATGGTCGACTACATCGAGTTCGACGACGGGTACGCCTTCGCCAAGACCACGCCGCCGCCGGGCCTGCTCAACCGGAGCCTGGCGGGGTACGGCGTCCGCCAGCAGTTCGGCGTCACCATCGTCGGCCTCAAGCGCGACGGCGGCGAGTTCAGCTACGCCACCCCGCAGACGGTGCTGCGCACCGGGGACCACATCATCGTCTCCGGACCGCGACGCCAGGTCGAGGCGTTCAGCCGGCTGACCTGA